A window of Rhododendron vialii isolate Sample 1 chromosome 11a, ASM3025357v1 contains these coding sequences:
- the LOC131306826 gene encoding uncharacterized protein LOC131306826 — protein sequence MKGQELQLEQIPTRNNREPMGEALLVHLLGGGTRAKLEVKLNKDDQPIGNTAGPLQSQLGILARNATLAPLTFTNWRAPELYPYKERIWTEVKENTTTPDAYKHNCLMSVGKKWKDWKDELKRTTYNLYDNDEDHLANCLNRVDPNQWRVLVQFWGTKTAKRRSKTNRKSRHEQKMGHTSGRKGNRTKPQS from the exons ATGAAGGGTCAAGAACTTCAATTGGAGCAG ATCccaactcgcaacaacagagAGCCAATGGGAGAGGCTTTGCTCGTCCATTTGTTGGGTGGGGGAACAAGAGCGAAATTAGAAGttaaattgaataaagacgatCAACCAATAGGTAACACGGCAGGTCCCTTACAAAGTCAACTTGGCATCTTAGCAAGAAACGCAACTTTGGCACCCTTAACTTTTACTAATTGGAGGGCTCCGGAGCTATATCCATACAAGGAACGCATATGGACAGAGGTTAAG GAAAATACAACCACACCAGATGCTTATAAGCATAATTGTCTGATGTCTGTTGGAAAGAAATGGAAGGATTGGAAAGATGAGCTTAAAAGAACTACTTATAACTTATATGATAATGATGAAGACCATTTGGCGAATTGTTTGAATAGGGTCGATCCTAATCAATGGAGAGTTCTTGTTCAATTTTGGGGCACTAAAACAGCCAAG AGACGAAGTAAAACCAACCGTAAAAGCAGACACGAACAGAAAATGGGACACACGAGTGGGAGGAAGGGCAACAGAACTAAACCACAATCATGA